In a single window of the Nicotiana tomentosiformis chromosome 8, ASM39032v3, whole genome shotgun sequence genome:
- the LOC104085081 gene encoding oxygen-evolving enhancer protein 3-2, chloroplastic-like, with translation MAHTMASIGGLIGSSQAIMEGSLQISGSVGLRIPKTSRISLAAKPCLCIRAQQGSAHETETSRRAILGIVAAGLGLVCGSFAQSAFAEARSIKIGGAPPPSGGLPGTLNSDQARDLKLPLKDRFYLQPLTPDQAAQRAKESAKDIINVKQFIDKKAWPYVQNDLRLKAEYLRYDLKTVISAKPKDEKKQLQELSGKLFKAISDLDYAAKTKNSAQAKKCYAETVSTLNDVLAKLG, from the exons ATGGCTCACACTATGGCTTCTATAGGCGGACTAATTGGTTCTTCTCAAGCTATAATGGAAGGCAGTCTCCAAATCAGTGGCTCAGTTGGCTTGAGAATCCCAAAAACCAGTAGAATTTCCTTGGCAGCTAAACCATGTCTTTGTATTAGAGCTCAGCAGGGATCTGCTCATGAGACTGAAACCAGTCGCAGAGCTATTCTGGGTATTGTTGCTGCAGGTTTAGGTTTAGTTTGTGGGTCATTTGCTCAATCAGCTTTTGCAGAAGCTAGATCTATCAAGATTGGTGGCGCTCCTCCTCCCTCCGGTGGACTGC CTGGAACTTTGAACTCAGATCAAGCAAGAGACCTTAAGTTACCATTAAAAGATAGATTCTACCTCCAACCACTAACACCAGATCAGGCAGCACAGAGAGCTAAGGAATCAGCCAAGGATATTATTAATGTCAAACAATTCATTGACAAGAAAGCTTGGCCTTATGTCCAGAATGACCTTCGTCTCAAGGCAGAATATCTTCGTTATGATCTCAAGACTGTCATTTCTGCTAAGCCGAAAGACGAGAAGAAACAACTCCAGGAACTGTCAGGGAAGCTCTTCAAGGCCATTAGCGAT CTCGACTATGCAGCAAAGACTAAGAACAGCGCGCAAGCCAAGAAGTGTTATGCAGAAACTGTATCTACTCTGAATGATGTTTTGGCCAAGCTTGGCTAG